One Aspergillus oryzae RIB40 DNA, chromosome 2 genomic window carries:
- a CDS encoding uncharacterized protein (predicted protein): MQPNTTSPRDQNNIDPAISGAAMLSGPPQTPPQPEPTGQESPKTYGKRPLSTSKRAAQNRAAQRAFRQRKESYIRKLEEQVKEFDTMSEAFKALQAENYQLREYIINLQSRLLESQGEVPELPGNIDLSQPRTDLNVPQPGAGPATTSSSAPAPPSGAQQAQPPQGAASNDDMNSLNRIAVAGLGMRKHPNEEANYLGNNFTGRRTRPDETQADSEVTKTEQAPHGLPMVS; this comes from the exons ATGCAGCCCAATACAACAAGTCCTCGCGACCAGAACAACATCGATCCCGCGATTTCAGGTGCTGCAATGCTCAGCGGCCCGCCACAGACACCCCCCCAGCCGGAGCCCACGGGCCAGGAGAGTCCGAAGACGTATGGCAAGCGACCGTTGTCGACCTCCAAGCGCGCTGCTCAGAATCGTGCCGCACAG CGAGCATTCCGCcagcgaaaagaaagttaCATTCGCAAATTGGAGGAGCAGGTGAAGGAGTTTGATACTATGTCGGAGGCTTTCAAGGCGCTGCAGGCAGAGAACTATCAGTTGCGCGAGTATATTATCAATCTTCAGTCGCGACTTCTGGAATCCCAAGGCGAGGTGCCCGAGCTCCCAGGAAACATCGACCTGAGCCAGCCACGAACCGACTTGAATGTACCGCAACCCGGTGCTGGGCCTGCAACAACGTCTTCGTCGGCGCCAGCGCCGCCCTCCGGAGCTCAACAAGCGCAGCCGCCTCAGGGGGCTGCGTCCAATGACGACATGAACTCCCTGAACCGGATAGCCGTGGCCGGCTTGGGGATGCGCAAGCATCCCAACGAAGAGGCTAACTACCTTGGCAACAACTTTACGGGTCGTCGAACGCGTCCTGACGAGACTCAAGCTGACTCGGAAGTGACAAAGACAGAGCAGGCCCCTCATGGACTTCCCATGGTCTCATGA
- a CDS encoding uncharacterized protein (predicted protein), protein MLGCGAGANVGCMESIEVQTRRRAERVRNTGIGMERRAMRQNLAKGINHNNPRTLRVADSGADSSFRLFRSAVTGSACDASGPAYNNEVACTEDRELGGGLEIFKSLSLKNSVLF, encoded by the exons ATGCTTGGATGCGGCGCTGGAGCTAATGTCGGCTGCATGGAGAGTATAGAGGTTCAAACACGAAGACGCGCTGAGAGAGTCCGCAACAC AGGAATTGGAATGGAGAGACGCGCGATGAG GCAGAACCTGGCCAAAGGCATCAACCACAACAATCCCCGCACTCTCCGCGTGGCTGACTCAGGCGCTGACTCATCCTTCCGGCTCTTCCGTTCCGCAGTCACGGGATCCGCCTGCGATGCCTCAGGTCCTGCGTACAACAATGAAGTAGCTTGTACAGAGGATCGTGAACTGGGTGGCGGCCTTGAGATTTTTAAAAGct